One Mya arenaria isolate MELC-2E11 chromosome 5, ASM2691426v1 genomic window carries:
- the LOC128234796 gene encoding solute carrier family 35 member B1-like isoform X1, with product MSSYTKDSDHSVDLHIVSSRSRDIKGDSINMSVAGQGRKKFLVCALGVFVSYFYYGILQESITKGEYVKDGKKEKFTYTLALVFIQCIINAASAKLAMSLFSREKDSTPQKMFSACSMTYLGAMLASNQSLQYISYPTQVLGKSVKPIPVMILGILLAKKRYPAAKFLFILMICMGVALFMFKDKPAVADESHGFGFGEVLLLVSLTLDGLTGASQDRMRSEHKTGAYHMMFFVNLWSVLWLAIGLVVTGEGLAFLGFMERFPSILIKMVTFGIASAIGQVFIFITVTSFGPLPCSIITTTRKFFTILGSVIIFQNPINSRQWAGTVLVFMGLGLDSAYGKEKKDIKNVKNVKNESR from the exons ATGTCTAGTTATACAAAGGACAGTGATCATAGCGTAGATTTACATATTGTTTCGTCAAGATCACGTGATATTAAAGGGGATTCCATCAACATGTCTGTCGCCGGCCAAGGCAGGAAAAAGTTCCTTGTGTGCGCCCTAGGCGTGTTCGTGTCGTATTTCTATTATGGAATACTGCAAGAATCAAT AACAAAGGGGGAGTATGTTAAAGATGGAAAGAAAGAGAAGTTCACATACACCCTGGCGCTTGTGTTCATCCAGTGTATTATCAATGCAGCCTCAGCAAAGCTTG CAATGTCCCTATTCTCCCGTGAAAAGGACTCGACACCCCAGAAAATGTTCTCAGCGTGCTCGATGACGTATCTTGGAGCCATGTTGGCCAGTAATCAGTCCCTACAATACATCAGCTACCCGACACAG GTCCTAGGCAAGTCTGTGAAGCCCATTCCTGTCATGATCCTGGGCATTCTACTGGCCAAGAAGCGTTACCCCGCGGCCAAATTCCTCTTCATTCTCATGATTTGTATGGGTGTGGCGTTATTCATGTTCAAGGACAAACCTGCGGTTGCTGATGAAAGTCACGGGTTTGGATTTGGCGAAGTGCTACTG CTTGTGTCCTTGACGCTGGATGGTCTGACTGGAGCCTCTCAAGACCGCATGAGGTCAGAACATAAAACCGGAGCCTACCATATGATGTTCTTTGTCAACTTGTGGTCCGTTCTCTGGCTCGCTATAG GTCTGGTGGTGACTGGTGAGGGTCTAGCATTCCTGGGATTCATGGAGCGGTTCCCCTCCATTCTCATCAAGATGGTCACGTTCGGTATTGCCAGTGCCATCGGACAG GTGTTTATATTCATCACTGTGACGTCATTCGGTCCTCTCCCCTGCTCCATTATCACAACGACCAGAAAATTCTTCACCATTCTCGGATCTGTCATCATTTTCCAAAACCCCATAAACTCAAGACAGTGGGCGGGCACAGTCCTCGTGTTTATGGGACTCGGACTTGATAGTGCTTATGGAAAAGAGAAGAAAGATATTAAAAACgttaaaaatgtgaaaaatgagTCGAGATGA
- the LOC128234796 gene encoding solute carrier family 35 member B1-like isoform X2, giving the protein MPAYYKKMATKVDIDLTDTEEELNLSKWIRYRLLFTCALGIIFFHLVLGILQENITKGEYVKDGKKEKFTYTLALVFIQCIINAASAKLAMSLFSREKDSTPQKMFSACSMTYLGAMLASNQSLQYISYPTQVLGKSVKPIPVMILGILLAKKRYPAAKFLFILMICMGVALFMFKDKPAVADESHGFGFGEVLLLVSLTLDGLTGASQDRMRSEHKTGAYHMMFFVNLWSVLWLAIGLVVTGEGLAFLGFMERFPSILIKMVTFGIASAIGQVFIFITVTSFGPLPCSIITTTRKFFTILGSVIIFQNPINSRQWAGTVLVFMGLGLDSAYGKEKKDIKNVKNVKNESR; this is encoded by the exons ATGCCAGCATATTATAAGAAAATGGCCACAAAAGTTGACATAGACTTGACAGATACAGAAGAAGAATTGAACTTGTCAAAATGGATAAGATATAGACTGTTGTTCACCTGTGCCCTaggaattattttctttcatctCGTTCTAGGGATTCTGCAGGAAAATAT AACAAAGGGGGAGTATGTTAAAGATGGAAAGAAAGAGAAGTTCACATACACCCTGGCGCTTGTGTTCATCCAGTGTATTATCAATGCAGCCTCAGCAAAGCTTG CAATGTCCCTATTCTCCCGTGAAAAGGACTCGACACCCCAGAAAATGTTCTCAGCGTGCTCGATGACGTATCTTGGAGCCATGTTGGCCAGTAATCAGTCCCTACAATACATCAGCTACCCGACACAG GTCCTAGGCAAGTCTGTGAAGCCCATTCCTGTCATGATCCTGGGCATTCTACTGGCCAAGAAGCGTTACCCCGCGGCCAAATTCCTCTTCATTCTCATGATTTGTATGGGTGTGGCGTTATTCATGTTCAAGGACAAACCTGCGGTTGCTGATGAAAGTCACGGGTTTGGATTTGGCGAAGTGCTACTG CTTGTGTCCTTGACGCTGGATGGTCTGACTGGAGCCTCTCAAGACCGCATGAGGTCAGAACATAAAACCGGAGCCTACCATATGATGTTCTTTGTCAACTTGTGGTCCGTTCTCTGGCTCGCTATAG GTCTGGTGGTGACTGGTGAGGGTCTAGCATTCCTGGGATTCATGGAGCGGTTCCCCTCCATTCTCATCAAGATGGTCACGTTCGGTATTGCCAGTGCCATCGGACAG GTGTTTATATTCATCACTGTGACGTCATTCGGTCCTCTCCCCTGCTCCATTATCACAACGACCAGAAAATTCTTCACCATTCTCGGATCTGTCATCATTTTCCAAAACCCCATAAACTCAAGACAGTGGGCGGGCACAGTCCTCGTGTTTATGGGACTCGGACTTGATAGTGCTTATGGAAAAGAGAAGAAAGATATTAAAAACgttaaaaatgtgaaaaatgagTCGAGATGA